The following proteins are encoded in a genomic region of Thermothielavioides terrestris NRRL 8126 chromosome 5, complete sequence:
- a CDS encoding glycoside hydrolase family 76 protein (CAZy_ID 269651), with amino-acid sequence MVSLSSMRWAFLWAATCAQAALDVDLNSPASIKAAAKVVAHNLISTYYHGDEPGQIPGILPGPPPGGPYYWWEGGALWGTMVDYWHYTNDTTYNNITTQALIFQSENSYMPLNWTASLGNDDQGFWGMSVMLAAEVGYPDPPSGTPGWLALAQAVFNTMAWRWDTKNCGGGLLWQINLLNKGSDYKNTIANGILFNLAARLARYTHNDTYAGWAEKAWDWLVALKYIDDQYNIYDGAHIEDNCTIIDKGQWSYNAAVLAEGLAYMYDYSNRSSKWQTRLQGLLNRTLDFFFPDGILVEIMCEHPDSIGCTTDELSFKGYMHRWLATATQLAPFTNATVMARLRTSAAGAVRSCEPDGTCGFRWNTGSYDGDTGAGQEMSALAALSSLLVTQQGVRAPLTDTTGGTSKGDPAAGNDATQPGAPLAPVTKADRAGAAVLTTAVLASLFGGIWWLLRDETKPAAPRWWRGRE; translated from the exons ATGGTGAGCCTCTCGTCGATGCGCTGGGCGTTTCTGTGGGCCGCGACATGCGCGCAGGCAGCGCTTGACGTGGACTTAAACTCGCCAG CCTCTatcaaggccgccgccaaggtgGTCGCCCACAACCTCATCTCCACCTATTACCATGGCGACGAGCCGGGTCAGATTCCAGGCATCCTGCCGGGTCCGCCGCCCGGGGGGCCGTACTACTGG tgggagggcggcgcgctctGGGGCACCATGGTCGACTACTGGCACTACACAAACGACACCACGTACAACAACATCACCACGCAGGCCCTCATCTTCCAGTCCGAGAACAGCTACATGCCGCTCAACTGGACCGCCTCGCTCGGCAACGATGACCAGGGCTTCTGGGGCATGAGCGTcatgctggccgccgaggtcggtTACCCGGACCCGCCCTCCGGCACGCCAGGATGGCTCGCTCTGGCCCAGGCCGTGTTCAACACGATGGCCTGGCGCTGGGACACCAAGAattgcggcggcgggttgcTGTGGCAGATCAACCTGCTCAACAAGGGCTCGGACTACAAGAACACCATCGCGAACGGCATCCTGTTCAACCTGGCCGCGAGGCTGGCCCGGTACACGCACAATGACACGTACGCCGGCTGGGCCGAGAAGGCCTGGGACTGGCTCGTGGCCTTGAAATACATCGACGACCAGTACAACATCTACGACGGCGCGCACATCGAGGACAACTGCACCATCATCGACAAGGGCCAGTGGTCGTACaacgccgccgtgctcgccgaAGGCCTGGCGTACATGTATGACTAC TCGAACCGCTCGAGCAAATGGCAGACCCGGCTGCAGGGGCTCCTCAACCGCACGctcgacttcttcttcccGGACGGCATCCTGGTGGAGATCATGTGCGAGCACCCGGACTCGATCGGCTGCACGACCGACGAGCTGTCGTTCAAGGGGTACATGCACCGGtggctggcgacggcgacgcagcTGGCGCCCTTCACGAACGCGACGGTGATGGCGCGCCTgcgcacctcggccgccggcgccgtgcgCTCCTGCGAACCGGACGGCACTTGCGGCTTCCGCTGGAACACGGGCAGCTACGACGGCGACACGGGAGCCGGCCAGGAGATgagcgccctcgccgccctcagCAGCCTGCTCGTCACCCAGCAGGGCGTCCGCGCCCCGCTCACCGACACCACCGGCGGCACCAGCAAGGgcgaccccgccgccggcaacgaCGCCACGCAGCCCGGCGCCCCGCTGGCCCCCGTCACAAAggccgaccgcgccggcgccgccgtgctgaccACGGCCGTGCTGGCGAGCTTGTTTGGCGGGATTTGgtggctgctgcgcgacgagACCAAGCCGGCAGCGCCCAGGTGGTGGCGCGGGCGTGAGTAG
- a CDS encoding glycoside hydrolase family 28 protein (CAZy_ID 269712) — MKGASFLSIALGVLSLGPLAVVAQLSGSVGPTTSTSAKRSKKVCNVLDYGAKADKRTDVGPALTKAWAACASGGIVYVPAGDYAMATWVTLNHGSGVGIQLDGIIYRTGTAGGNMIVVENSNDVEFFSSNGKGAMQGYGYEIHKSGSLSGCRLLRFVKTQDFSIHDLAFVDAPAFHVFLDQCTNGEVYNLAIRGGDHGGLDGLDVVGTNIHVHDVMVTNRDECVTVKSPSSNLLIEQIYCNWSGGCAIGSLGADTAISNVVYSKVYSVNCNQMMMIKSNGGSGTVQNVKFDSFIGHNNAYSLNVDQAWSSMSKAAGNGVQLKNITFSNWKGDCADGKRRGPIQFKCSADVPCTGMTVSDFAMWTNAGAEVDYICQNAYGSGACLKAGSGGAYSTTTKVTSAPSGWQAPKMSTDVTTSFGFTSEIPIPAIPSTFYPGTSPLKALAK, encoded by the exons ATGAAGGGCGCCTCGTTTCTCAGTATCGCCTTGGGCGTGCTCTCGCTCGGGCCGCTGGCGGTTGTCGCCCAGCTGAGCGGGAGTGTTgggccgacgacgtcgacaaGCGCCAAGCGGTCCAAGAAGGTCTGCAACGTGCTCGACTACGGCGCGAAGGCGGACAAGCGCACCGACGTTGGCCCGGCGCTTACCAAGGCGTGGGCGGCATGTGCTTCCGGCGGCATTG TCTACGTTCCCGCGGGCGACTACGCCATGGCCACATGGGTGACGCTGAATCACGGCTCTGGGGTCGGCATCCAGCTGGACGGCATCATCTACCGCACGGGCACCGCCGGAGGGAACATGATCGTCGTCGAGAACTCCAATGACGTCGAGTTCTTCTCGAGCAACGGCAAGGGTGCCATGCAAGGCTACGGCTACGAGATCCACAAGTCCGGAAGCCTCTCAGG CTGCCGCTTGCTCCGGTTCGTCAAGACTCAGGACTTCTCAATCCATGACCTGGCCTTCGTGGACGCGCCCGCGTTCCACGTCTTCCTGGACCAATGCACCAACGGCGAGGTGTACAACCTCGcgatccgcggcggcgaccacgGCGGTCTGGACGGCCTGGACGTGGTCGGCACCAACATCCATGTGCACGACGTCATGGTCACGAACAGGGACGAGTGCGTGACGGTCAAGTCGCCGTCATCGAACCTCCTGATCGAGCAGATCTACTGCAACTGGTCGGGCGGGTGCGCGATCGGGTCGCTCGGGGCCGACACGGCCATCTCCAACGTGGTGTACTCCAAGGTGTACTCGGTCAACTGCAACCAGATGATGATGATCAAGTCCAACGGGGGCAGCGGCACGGTGCAGAACGTCAAGTTCGACAGCTTCATCGGGCACAACAACGCGTACTCGCTCAACGTCGACCAGGCCTGGTCGTCGATGAGCAAGGCGGCCGGCAACGGCGTGCAGCTCAAGAACATCACCTTCTCCAACTGGAAGGGCGACTGCGCCGACGGCAAGCGGCGCGGGCCGATCCAGTTCAAGTGCAGCGCCGACGTGCCCTGCACCGGCATGACCGTGTCCGACTTCGCCATGTGGACCAACGcgggcgccgaggtcgactaCATCTGCCAGAACGCCTACGGCTCCGGCGCGTGTCTCAAGGCGGGCTCGGGCGGCGCCTACTCGACCACCACCAAGGtcacgtcggcgccgtccggCTGGCAGGCCCCCAAGATGTCCACCGACGTGACCACCAGCTTCGGCTTCACCAGCGAGATCCCCATCCCCGCGATCCCCTCGACCTTCTACCCGGGCACGTCGCCGCTGAAGGCGCTGGCGAAGTga
- a CDS encoding uncharacterized protein (Contains conserved domains SMC_Nse1[pfam07574] and zf-RING-like[pfam08746].) — translation MDDDWEPPVPAGYSDAHRAFLQAFMARGTLTFKEGQKVLAAIKSASEGGGPGDGDGDGAVDPQSITAAEFDNFVRTARAAVEPLDFDIRNTRDQVRGGERVWAFVNAHSDPATQLGTTRSPEEVAYIKRLLDAMFEQYNTPRMEVMAVDEGQALRVSRPPRRQRESSGLRADGRTDEDDNNNNDNDNDDGGGGEQRTAATDRGLKHSEVLSLLSSLVAEGWLDKSRDGFYSLAPRALLELWSWLVATYNDPDAEEGAWQRIKFCEACKEMVTYGQRCNEPACTVRLHDICEDGFWRTRPARTCPKCNTPWEGNHFVGERAVTSRSGFQRGRGRRGRRSDAAETQEPDEAEAIEEDGD, via the coding sequence ATGGACGACGACTGGgagccgccggtgccggccggCTACAGCGACGCCCACCGCGCTTTTCTGCAGGCCTTCATGGCGCGCGGCACGCTGACCTTCAAAGAAGGCCAAAAGGTGCTGGCAGCGATCAAGTCGGCCTCGGAGGgaggcgggcccggcgatggcgacggcgacggcgctgTCGACCCGCAGTCCATCAcggcggccgagttcgaCAACTTCGTGCGCACCGCccgcgcggccgtcgagccgCTCGACTTCGACATCCGCAACACGCGCGACCAggtgcgcggcggcgagcgcgtctGGGCCTTCGTCAACGCCCACAGCGACCCGGCCACCCAGCTGGGCACCACGCGCTCGCCCGAGGAGGTCGCCTACATCAAGCGGCTGCTGGACGCCATGTTCGAGCAGTACAACACGCCACGCATGGAGGTCATGGCCGTGGACGAGGGCCAGGCGCTGCGCGtgtcgcgcccgccgcggcgccagcgggaGAGCAGCGGGCTCAGGGCTGACGGCCGcacggacgaggacgacaacaacaacaacgacaacgacaacgacgacggaggaggaggagagcagCGGACGGCGGCCACCGACCGCGGGCTGAAGCACTCGGAGGTGCTGTCGCTGCTCTCGAGCCTGGTGGCCGAAGGCTGGCTGGACAAGAGCCGGGACGGGTTCTACAGCctggcgccgcgcgcgctgctggagctgtGGTCGTGGCTGGTGGCGACGTACAACGACCCGGAcgcggaggagggcgcgtGGCAGCGCATCAAGTTCTGCGAGGCCTGCAAGGAGATGGTCACGTACGGGCAGCGGTGCAACGAGCCCGCCTGCACCGTGCGGCTGCACGACATCTGCGAGGACGGCTTCTGGCGCACGAGGCCCGCGCGGACCTGCCCCAAGTGCAACACGCCGTGGGAGGGGAATCACTTTGTCGGGGAGCGGGCCGTCACCTCGAGGTCGGGGTTCCaaagggggcgggggcggagggggagACGCAGCGATGCTGCCGAGACCCAGGAGCCCGACGAGGCTGAGGCgatcgaggaggacggggaC